The stretch of DNA GAGCACGTTCGCGGAGACCACATTGGTCAGCGAATGCACCAGCGGAGTCCGCTCGCGCAGCCGCGCGAGCGCGCCCGCGACGGCCTCGGGGTCCGGAATCGTCGGCATGGTCGGCCTTTCTGCGCAGTTGCACATCGGACGGTTGATCATCCCGCGCGCCCGATCCGGTCGGCGAGGTACCCGGTGATGAGCCGGGTGAGTTCGTCGACCACGGTCTCGCGCCCGAGCGGCGGCGGGTCCAGCACGTAGCTGATCGTGAGGTTCTCGACCGTGCGCACCAGCACCCAGGCGATCGCGTCGATCGGTTCGCCGCTGCGTCCGCGGTCGTGCAGCAGCAGCGCCGTGGTGACCAGCTCGTCGATGCGGTGCTTGAAATCGGCCCGGTGGGTGTCCGCGGTCGGCGGCAGCTGTTCGTAGAGCACCCGGATCAGGCCCGCGTTCGCCTCGAAGGCGTCCAGCAGGGCGTTCACGCTGCCGCGCACGCTCTCGGCCGGAGAGGGCGCCGACAGGTTGTGCACGAACGCGCGTGAAACGCGAGTCCGCAGCCGATCGGTGTAACGGTCGATCACCTGCGTCAGCACCGCGTGCTTGTCCGGGAAGTACTGGTACAGCGAGCCCGGGCTGATGCCCGCCGCAGCTGCGATGCGCCCGGTGCTGGCCCGCTCGTAACCGTGTTCCAGCAGCACAGCGTGCCCCGCGGTGATGATGCGCTCGACCATTGCGCGCGAGCGCTGCTGGCTCGGTTCGCGGCGCACCTGCCCGCGCGGCCGGGCCGTCATCCGCGTCCCCACAACGCGAATTGAACGCGAATGATCATTCGTGTCAGCATCCTCAGCATGGTGGCACAGGCAGCGCACGACGCCGCGGCGTACCCGAGCCGGTTCTTCGGCGCACCCGAGCGCGGCAGGCGGATCGGTCGCGTTCTGCGGCTGGTCGCGCGGGTGCGTTCGCTGGACGAGGACCTGATCGACCGGATCGGCCGGCGGATGTACAGCCGCGACGAACTCGGCGCGCAGCTGGTCCGGGCGATGCGGCGGGACCGCGCCGACGGCGAGCGCGTGCGGATGGCGCAGTTCCACCAGGCGCTCGAGCACGGCATCGAGAGCGTGCCCGACGCGCCCGAACCGCTGCGGAAGTTCTTCGCCGAGGTCGATCAGGTGCCCGACTGGGTCGACTTCGACCTGCTGGAACGCGGCGCCCGCACGGTGCGCCGGATGGGCCGCACCACCGGTGACGTGCTGCTGCAGTTGGCGCTGATCGGCGGCTACCGGTTCGGCGGGCCCGCGGACCTGCTGGTGGAAACCGGTGGTCTCACCGGCTCCACCGCGCTGCGCAGGCTCGGCGAGACCAAGAAGTGGGCCGTCGCCGTGACTCAGCCCGGCGCGATGCACCGCGACGGCGAGGGATTCAAGCTCACCGTCCACGTCCGCGCGATGCACGCCCTGGTCAACGACCGCTTCGAGCGCAACGGCCGGTGGGACGTGCAGCGCTGGGGCCTGCCGATCAACCAGACCGACCAGGCATCCACCCTCGGCCTGTTCAACAGCACGCTGCTGCTCGGCGTGCGTGCACTCGGCTGGGTCGTGACCGGCGAGGAGTCGCGCGCGGTGATGCACCTGTGGAAGTACGTGGGCTGGCTGATGGGTGTCGACGAGGACTGGCTGTTCGACACCGAACGCGAGCAGAACGTGTTCAACTACCACATCCTGCGCGTGCAGGACGGGCAGACGCCCGCGGGTGCCGCGCTGTCGTCCGCGCTGGTCGAGGGGCAGCTCGACGTGGACCACGGCAGGTTCGGCGGAGTGATCGGGCGGTACACGCGGCTGCGGTTGCTGAGCATGTTGCGCTACTTCCTCGGCAAACGGGACATGCGGGACCTGCAGCTGCCGGTGACTCCGGCATGGGCGGTGCCGGGCATCGTCGCCGCGAACTCGGTCAAGTCCGGCCTGCTCGGGCGGACCAGGCGCGGACGCCGCTACCTGGAACGCGCAGGTGATCGCGTCGTGCACCGCGACCTGCACAAGACCTTCGGCAACGGTTCGCCCGAGATCGGCGCGCTGCCCGCCTGAACGTTGCTCTTTCTCGGTGACGTTGCACCGCCGTAGTGGCGGCACCGAGTTCGATGTCGGCGCAACCGGCCCACGGTGTCGTGCCAGATCGTTATGGTGCTCGCGAGGTGTGTTGTTCTCGCGTTGGAGGGTGGGCGTCGATGAAGTTCGACATGGGGTCGTCGACGTTGTCGGCGTTGACGAAGCAGACGCAGGGTTCCAGCGATGATCTGGGCGCGTTGATCCGCCAGCTCATCGCCGC from Saccharopolyspora sp. SCSIO 74807 encodes:
- a CDS encoding oxygenase MpaB family protein, with product MVAQAAHDAAAYPSRFFGAPERGRRIGRVLRLVARVRSLDEDLIDRIGRRMYSRDELGAQLVRAMRRDRADGERVRMAQFHQALEHGIESVPDAPEPLRKFFAEVDQVPDWVDFDLLERGARTVRRMGRTTGDVLLQLALIGGYRFGGPADLLVETGGLTGSTALRRLGETKKWAVAVTQPGAMHRDGEGFKLTVHVRAMHALVNDRFERNGRWDVQRWGLPINQTDQASTLGLFNSTLLLGVRALGWVVTGEESRAVMHLWKYVGWLMGVDEDWLFDTEREQNVFNYHILRVQDGQTPAGAALSSALVEGQLDVDHGRFGGVIGRYTRLRLLSMLRYFLGKRDMRDLQLPVTPAWAVPGIVAANSVKSGLLGRTRRGRRYLERAGDRVVHRDLHKTFGNGSPEIGALPA
- a CDS encoding TetR/AcrR family transcriptional regulator; the encoded protein is MTARPRGQVRREPSQQRSRAMVERIITAGHAVLLEHGYERASTGRIAAAAGISPGSLYQYFPDKHAVLTQVIDRYTDRLRTRVSRAFVHNLSAPSPAESVRGSVNALLDAFEANAGLIRVLYEQLPPTADTHRADFKHRIDELVTTALLLHDRGRSGEPIDAIAWVLVRTVENLTISYVLDPPPLGRETVVDELTRLITGYLADRIGRAG